The genomic segment CAGTTGGCCTGAAGACCGGCATCGCTTTCATAGGGCGCCTGCAATCCCGTCTCCTGCTCCAGCAATTGGCGCTAATGATTCATGTGTTGCAGCGTGCTGAGCTGCTCATCTTTGGTTTCGGTGGTACGGTGCAAAAGCGGCGCATTGACCTGGCCGGCGCTTAACAACTGCTGCTCTTGGGCAAGGGTCGCCTCCAATTTGATCAGCAATTCGGCCATGGCGGCCAGCAGTGTTTCCAACGTCTTCATGGCTTATTCATCCAACATCGATTGCGCCTGGCTAATCAGCACATCGGCGATTTTACCGCTATCCATGGTGAGGGAGCCGTCACGGATGGCGTCTTTGATACGCTCGACCTTGGTGACATCGATATCCTGAGCGTCTTGTTTTTGCAACTGATCCAGCGTGTCGCTCAGGCTAACGGTGCTTTTATTCTCTTGATTGTCGGCGTTGGCGGTAGTCTTGCTTTTCTGTGCCTGAACGGTATTGCCGTCGATATTTTGCAGCGGTGCCAGGGATTGAACAGGACGGCTACTCTCAATACTCATACAAGCCTCGCTTACGTTGAGTTCGGTGATTGAAACGGCGCTATTATCCAACTATCGGCCCCGGGCGCGAAAACTTTAATCATTTATAATACGACGCGCACCTGTCCGGCGGTGGTGACCGTGCCGCTGGCCTGTTGGCCGGAATCCATTTTTACCTTGATAGCGTCGTTGCCCAGCGCTTTGCCCGCGCTGTGCAGCGCGAACCCGTCGCCGCCGGCGATGACGGTTACCCTTTGTCCCGAGCGGATGAGCCAGGCGCGCCGCAGCATGGCGGCGGTCAGCGGCTGACCGCTGCCGATAATGCGCTCGCTGACGCTGGCCGCACTCCGATCGCGCAATGGCGGTACCGGCAGCAGATCCAACCGGCCGGTGCGCCAGTCGATGCCGTCATCGGTAAGTGTCTGGCGCGCCGCAATGGGCCGCGCCGCCACCAAATAGCGGTCGGTCACCTGCACCACAACCTGGAGGTAACGCGTCTGGCCGCCGCATACCATGCGTAGACTGAGATTGCCCATCACGCGGGTACGCGAAGGCAGGGAAAAAAGCGGCTCCGCGCAGGTTAGCCGCCGTTCGGCGGGCGTCACCACCTGCACACGCAGCGACAGCGGCGCCGGACTAAACTGGCGCTGCATAAACGCCGTCAGTCGCGCGGTCAACGCATCTTCGGCGGCGGCCTGTGTGGCGCAGAGCAATAGCACGCCGGCTGAGTCGTCGCGCCGCCTGGCGAATGAAACCGCACCGCGCCATCGCACCAGGTCGGCAGAGGGGGAATGGACGCCGTGCCGTAGGGCGTACCGCCGCGTTGTCCTGCGTCGTTCTGACCTTGCGCGCCGGCGCCTGACGTCATGTTCATTGTCACTCATGCCTCATTGTTGTCTGCGTGGTCAGCGGGCATCAGGCGTCTGTCTCAAGATGCATTCCTGTTGGCGCCTGGCGGCGGTCTGCTCGCGCCAGACCGGGTGTTTCTGGCTTCCGGCTGGCTATCAATCTCAAGACGGCTTGTTTTTGGCGGGGGCTTTCGGTTTCTGGCGCCGTCGCCGTCACTCGCGTTTTAACCTCGCTGCCGTTATCGCTGTGGCTATTATCGCCTCTATTACTGCCTTCGCCGCCGCTATCGTCGTTGCCGCCAGCGACCGCTATCACGGGGAAATAGTTTACCTTGCCCCCACAGGCCAATGGTGAAAATAGCCCTCCTTTTCGTCCTTATTCGGGCGATGGGCCAGGTAGCATTAAGCATAAGCTGTGCCTCATAAATAATTAGCCTTAAAATATTGAATCTGCATGCTTGATAGGCTCGATGACCTGATGCGGTTTCAGCAAGAAGCCCTCAATTTACGCGCGCAGCGCCAGAACATCATCGCTGCCAACATCGCCAATGCCGATACCCCAAGCTATCAGGCGCGCGATATCGATTTCTCGGCGGAATTATCCAAAGCGTTGACGCAGGGGCGGGCCAGCGGCGAGACATTATCGCTGACCACCACCTCCAGCCGCCATATTGCCGCGGCCAGTACCACTGAACCCGCAACCGAGCTTCTGTACCGCATTCCCGATCAGCCGGCGATGGACGGCAACACGGTCAACATGGACAGGGAGCGTACGACTTTTGCGGATAACAGCCTGCAATATCAAACCGGCCTGACCCTGCTGAGCGGTCAGATAAAAGGCATGAATACCGTATTACAGGGGCAATAAGCCATGGGGATGACCTCAATTTTCGCCATCGCCGGTTCCGCGCTCAATGCGCAGTCCGAGCGCATGAACGTGGCCGCCAGCAATCTGGCCAACGCCGACAGCGTCTCCGGCCCTGACGGCCAGCCCTACCGGGCCAAACAGGTGGCGGTGGCGGCGGGGCAGGTCATAGGCAGCGTTCAGGTCAGCGATGTTCTCGAGTCGACGCAGCCGGATAAATTGGTGTATCAGCCGGGGAATCCGCTGGAGGATGACAAGGGTTATGTCCGCATGCCCAATGTCAATGTGGTGAATGAAATGGTGGACAGCATGTCCGCGTCGCGCAGCTATCAGGCCAATATCGAAGTGCTGAATACCGCCAAAACATTGATGCAAAAAACGCTGACGCTCGGTCAGTAACGGGAGACCGCAATGAGTGTAGCCGTAACGTTAAATGAAACTGCCTCCAGCGCCAGCGTCGCGAGCACCACGTCCAGTAGCGGAAGTGAAAGCAGCGCGGATTTACAGAATAACTTTCTGACCCTGCTGGTGGCGCAGTTGCGTAATCAGGATCCCACCAATCCGCTGGACAACGCCGAACTGACCACCCAACTGGCGCAGATCAGCACCCTGAGCGGCATTGAAAACCTTAATACCACCTTGGGATCGATCTCCGGCCAGCTCACAACCAGCCAAAATTTGCAGGCCACCACCCTGGTAGGGCACGGCGTGATGATCGACGGCAACACCATCCTGGTCGGCAGCGACAGCTCCACCACGCCCTTTGGCGTTGAGCTGGACGCCGCGGCCAGCGATGTGGTGGTCACCATTCAGGATGCCAGCGGTAACACGGTGAAAACCGTCAACCTGGGCAGCCAGACCGCCGGCGCGCACGCTTACAGCTGGGACGGCACCGACGATAGCGGCGCCGCGGTGGCGGAGGGCTCCTATACCTTTACCGTCAGCAGCAGTAGCACTACCGCCACGGCGCTGAAATACGCCGAGGTGTATGGCGTGAGCAACAACGACGGCATCACGCAGCTCAATCTGGGCCTGTCGGGGAATGTCACCCTCGATAAGATCAAACAGATTATTTAACGACTAATCAGGGCGCGCAGGCGATGCCGCGGCCACACCCACAGGAGAGCATCAATGGGTTTTTCACAGGC from the Candidatus Sodalis pierantonius str. SOPE genome contains:
- the flgB gene encoding flagellar basal body rod protein FlgB, translated to MLDRLDDLMRFQQEALNLRAQRQNIIAANIANADTPSYQARDIDFSAELSKALTQGRASGETLSLTTTSSRHIAAASTTEPATELLYRIPDQPAMDGNTVNMDRERTTFADNSLQYQTGLTLLSGQIKGMNTVLQGQ
- the flgA gene encoding flagellar basal body P-ring formation chaperone FlgA; amino-acid sequence: MLCATQAAAEDALTARLTAFMQRQFSPAPLSLRVQVVTPAERRLTCAEPLFSLPSRTRVMGNLSLRMVCGGQTRYLQVVVQVTDRYLVAARPIAARQTLTDDGIDWRTGRLDLLPVPPLRDRSAASVSERIIGSGQPLTAAMLRRAWLIRSGQRVTVIAGGDGFALHSAGKALGNDAIKVKMDSGQQASGTVTTAGQVRVVL
- the flgM gene encoding flagellar biosynthesis anti-sigma factor FlgM, whose protein sequence is MSIESSRPVQSLAPLQNIDGNTVQAQKSKTTANADNQENKSTVSLSDTLDQLQKQDAQDIDVTKVERIKDAIRDGSLTMDSGKIADVLISQAQSMLDE
- a CDS encoding flagellar hook assembly protein FlgD, with the protein product MSVAVTLNETASSASVASTTSSSGSESSADLQNNFLTLLVAQLRNQDPTNPLDNAELTTQLAQISTLSGIENLNTTLGSISGQLTTSQNLQATTLVGHGVMIDGNTILVGSDSSTTPFGVELDAAASDVVVTIQDASGNTVKTVNLGSQTAGAHAYSWDGTDDSGAAVAEGSYTFTVSSSSTTATALKYAEVYGVSNNDGITQLNLGLSGNVTLDKIKQII
- the flgC gene encoding flagellar basal body rod protein FlgC; translated protein: MGMTSIFAIAGSALNAQSERMNVAASNLANADSVSGPDGQPYRAKQVAVAAGQVIGSVQVSDVLESTQPDKLVYQPGNPLEDDKGYVRMPNVNVVNEMVDSMSASRSYQANIEVLNTAKTLMQKTLTLGQ